One window of Leucobacter komagatae genomic DNA carries:
- a CDS encoding sigma-70 family RNA polymerase sigma factor, producing the protein MKSHEQDDESATLKARFADEALPLLDQLFGAAMKMTRNPQDAQDLVQETFLKAYQAFASFQEGTNLKAWLYRIMTNSYINTYRKKQRQPFLGAVEELEDWQLGGAESTTAMASQSAEAEAIDRTPDSVVTSALNDLAEDFRMAVYLADVEGFSYQEIADIQEVPIGTVMSRLHRGRAKLRQVLGEYAREQGVGLDRAEQATKTPTTKGAAR; encoded by the coding sequence GTGAAGAGCCACGAACAGGACGACGAGTCCGCGACCCTCAAGGCCCGCTTCGCCGACGAGGCGTTGCCGCTGCTTGACCAGCTGTTTGGCGCCGCGATGAAGATGACACGCAACCCGCAGGATGCGCAGGATCTCGTGCAGGAGACCTTTCTGAAGGCCTACCAGGCGTTTGCCTCGTTCCAAGAGGGCACGAACCTGAAGGCCTGGCTGTACCGTATCATGACGAACAGCTACATCAACACATACCGCAAGAAGCAGCGCCAGCCCTTCCTGGGGGCGGTCGAGGAGCTTGAGGACTGGCAGCTGGGAGGCGCCGAGTCGACGACCGCGATGGCATCGCAGTCGGCGGAGGCTGAAGCGATCGATCGCACGCCCGATTCGGTCGTGACGAGCGCGCTGAATGACCTGGCCGAAGATTTCCGGATGGCCGTCTACCTCGCCGACGTTGAGGGCTTCAGCTACCAGGAGATCGCAGACATTCAGGAGGTGCCGATCGGCACCGTCATGAGTCGCCTCCACCGTGGACGGGCGAAGCTCAGGCAGGTGCTTGGGGAATACGCGCGCGAGCAGGGCGTTGGACTAGACAGAGCCGAACAGGCGACCAAAACACCGACAACGAAGGGAGCCGCGCGATGA
- the rsgA gene encoding ribosome small subunit-dependent GTPase A — protein sequence MSWFNVDDDDDAPYGEYADHEVRARPNPKANRPRTKRRPEHSDAVIGMVTAVDRGRYTALVPATPAVKGGPKALPERVVVAARARELRKTAIVIGDRVQLVGDVSGTEGSLARIVSVEDRATVLRRSADDSDRVERIMVANAEQMLIVVAAANPEPRVRLVDRYLVAAYDAGIQPLICLTKIDLADPEPFLENFAALEVPVFRSAPGAWEDDSTEGVLSQIRETLAGKTTVFVGHSGVGKSTLINALVPEADRATGHVNEVTGRGRHTSSSSVALSAPTPGAAGGDTGWVIDTPGVRSFGLGHVTSDGILRGFTDLIPLLDACPRGCTHTDEAPDCELDLAIADGRLDALGARRVESLRRLLK from the coding sequence GTGAGCTGGTTCAACGTCGACGACGATGACGACGCCCCCTACGGCGAGTACGCGGACCACGAGGTGCGGGCGCGCCCAAACCCGAAGGCCAACCGGCCCCGGACGAAGCGCCGTCCCGAGCACTCCGACGCCGTCATCGGCATGGTGACCGCGGTCGACCGCGGCCGCTACACCGCGCTCGTGCCCGCGACCCCGGCGGTAAAGGGCGGGCCGAAGGCGCTCCCCGAACGCGTCGTCGTCGCCGCGCGCGCCCGCGAGCTGCGGAAAACGGCGATCGTCATCGGCGACCGGGTGCAGCTCGTCGGCGACGTGTCAGGGACGGAGGGGTCGCTTGCGCGCATCGTCTCGGTTGAGGATCGCGCGACGGTGCTTCGGCGCAGCGCCGACGACAGCGACCGCGTCGAGCGCATCATGGTCGCCAACGCCGAGCAGATGCTCATCGTTGTCGCCGCCGCGAACCCCGAGCCGCGCGTACGTCTCGTCGACAGGTACCTCGTCGCGGCGTACGACGCCGGGATCCAGCCCCTCATCTGCCTGACCAAGATCGACCTCGCAGACCCAGAACCGTTCCTCGAGAACTTCGCCGCGCTCGAGGTCCCGGTCTTTCGTTCGGCCCCCGGCGCGTGGGAGGACGACTCGACGGAGGGCGTGCTCTCGCAGATCCGGGAGACGCTTGCCGGCAAGACCACGGTGTTTGTCGGCCACTCTGGCGTCGGAAAGTCGACGCTCATCAACGCGCTCGTCCCGGAGGCCGACCGCGCGACGGGCCACGTGAACGAGGTCACGGGCCGCGGCCGCCACACCTCATCCTCGTCCGTCGCACTCAGCGCGCCTACCCCGGGGGCCGCCGGGGGCGACACCGGCTGGGTCATCGATACCCCCGGCGTGCGCTCCTTTGGGCTGGGCCATGTGACAAGCGATGGCATTCTGCGCGGGTTCACCGACCTGATCCCACTCCTCGACGCTTGCCCGCGCGGCTGCACTCACACCGACGAGGCGCCGGACTGCGAGCTCGACCTCGCGATCGCTGACGGCCGACTCGACGCACTCGGCGCGAGGCGGGTCGAGTCGCTCCGCCGCCTACTGAAGTAG
- a CDS encoding zf-HC2 domain-containing protein: MSDCGCDKAKANIYELLRGELCAEESAPIREHLEHCADCQNEQSVCARLTSAVRRACEEERDGAAPADLRDAILRGLTV; encoded by the coding sequence ATGAGCGACTGCGGATGCGACAAAGCCAAAGCCAACATTTATGAGTTGCTGCGCGGTGAGCTGTGCGCTGAGGAATCGGCCCCGATCCGGGAGCACCTCGAGCACTGTGCCGACTGCCAGAACGAGCAGAGCGTCTGCGCGCGCCTCACCTCAGCCGTACGCCGTGCCTGCGAAGAAGAACGCGACGGCGCTGCGCCAGCAGACCTGCGAGACGCGATTCTCCGAGGCCTCACCGTCTAG
- a CDS encoding WhiB family transcriptional regulator: MDWREQAACLTVDPELFFPVGNTGPAVDQIERAKAVCARCPVTEMCLQYAMDTGQDSGVWGGLSEDERRALKRRAARARRAS; this comes from the coding sequence ATGGATTGGCGTGAACAGGCTGCGTGCCTGACCGTAGATCCCGAGCTGTTCTTTCCGGTTGGAAACACCGGGCCGGCAGTGGATCAGATTGAGCGAGCCAAGGCCGTCTGCGCCCGCTGCCCAGTGACGGAAATGTGCCTCCAGTACGCAATGGACACCGGCCAGGATTCCGGTGTCTGGGGCGGCCTCAGCGAGGACGAGCGCCGCGCTCTCAAGCGTCGCGCAGCACGCGCCCGCCGCGCTTCCTAA
- the aroA gene encoding 3-phosphoshikimate 1-carboxyvinyltransferase, with protein MLAAKLNRGNEDDGKSSGDIPDDVVEAWAAPAADTDSAGDRAALNAYVPLPGSKSLTGRELILSALADEPGTLRVPLHSRDTDLMVEALRLLGTSIDPLPGKNPYGPDLRVTPAAELTGSTSIDCGLAGTVMRSCRRSRRSPSGRSRSMVTPTPASAPMRPVLDALRALGADISDDGRGALPFTVHGGGGLRGGRVEVDASLSSQFVSALLLSAPRFEQGVHVVHTGERLPSVPHIEMTLEALRARGVEADSPATGEWRVKPGPIGARDITIEPDLSNAAPFLAAALAVGGTVTIPHWPAETTQVGDKLRDLLPEFGGIAVLEHGALTVTGTGALRGVNIHMPDAGELSPTLVGLAALAALPRPDGSPGEPSTITGIGHTRHHETDRIAALVAEINGLGGRAEELEDGIAIHPAELHGGPWRAYADHRIATTGALIGLLVPGVLIDDIASTSKTLPEFPELWHGLLGADSDTDRDPLGFGLDIAAEGAVSGAQIAGGLGRIARGFLEGI; from the coding sequence ATGCTGGCAGCAAAATTGAACCGCGGAAACGAAGACGACGGCAAGAGCTCGGGCGATATTCCCGACGACGTCGTCGAAGCTTGGGCTGCCCCGGCAGCCGACACTGACTCCGCGGGTGACCGCGCCGCGCTCAACGCGTACGTGCCGCTCCCCGGCTCGAAGTCATTGACGGGGCGCGAGCTGATCCTCTCCGCGCTCGCGGATGAGCCCGGCACGCTCCGCGTTCCGCTGCACTCGCGCGACACCGACCTCATGGTTGAGGCGCTGCGCCTCCTCGGCACGTCGATCGACCCATTGCCGGGCAAGAACCCCTACGGCCCCGACCTCCGGGTCACCCCCGCCGCCGAGCTCACGGGCTCCACGAGCATCGATTGCGGTCTCGCTGGCACCGTGATGCGTTCGTGCCGGCGGTCGCGGCGCTCGCCCTCGGGCCGGTCTCGTTCGATGGTGACCCCTACGCCCGCAAGCGCCCCCATGCGCCCGGTGCTCGACGCGCTGCGAGCGCTCGGCGCTGACATCTCAGACGATGGCCGGGGCGCGCTGCCCTTCACCGTGCACGGCGGTGGCGGGCTTCGCGGTGGTCGCGTCGAGGTCGACGCTTCGCTGTCGAGCCAGTTCGTGTCAGCGCTGCTGCTCTCGGCCCCCCGCTTTGAGCAGGGCGTGCACGTCGTCCACACCGGCGAGCGGCTGCCGAGCGTGCCGCACATCGAGATGACGCTTGAGGCGCTGCGTGCCCGCGGCGTCGAGGCTGACTCCCCCGCGACCGGTGAGTGGCGAGTGAAGCCCGGCCCGATCGGTGCTCGCGACATCACGATTGAGCCCGACCTCTCGAACGCCGCCCCGTTCCTCGCGGCGGCGCTCGCGGTCGGGGGAACCGTGACCATCCCGCACTGGCCAGCCGAGACGACGCAGGTGGGCGACAAACTGCGCGACCTTCTCCCCGAGTTCGGCGGTATCGCCGTGCTCGAACACGGCGCGCTCACGGTCACGGGAACGGGCGCGCTCCGCGGCGTGAACATCCACATGCCCGACGCCGGCGAACTCTCGCCCACCCTCGTCGGCCTCGCGGCGCTCGCGGCGCTGCCCCGCCCCGATGGCTCGCCTGGCGAGCCGAGCACGATCACCGGCATCGGCCACACTCGCCACCACGAGACCGACCGCATCGCTGCGCTCGTCGCGGAGATCAACGGGCTCGGCGGCCGAGCTGAGGAGCTCGAGGACGGCATCGCGATCCACCCCGCGGAGCTGCACGGCGGGCCGTGGCGCGCGTACGCTGACCATCGCATTGCGACGACGGGAGCGCTCATCGGCCTCCTCGTCCCCGGGGTGCTGATCGACGACATCGCATCGACGTCGAAGACCCTCCCCGAGTTCCCTGAGCTCTGGCACGGCTTGCTCGGCGCTGACAGCGACACCGACCGCGACCCGCTCGGCTTCGGGCTCGACATCGCCGCCGAGGGCGCCGTTTCGGGCGCCCAGATCGCCGGCGGCCTCGGGCGCATCGCGCGCGGCTTCCTCGAAGGGATCTGA
- the argG gene encoding argininosuccinate synthase, which produces MSKVLSSLPVGERVGIAFSGGLDTSCAVAWMRENGAIPCTYTADIGQYDEPDLDGVAARAKEYGAEIARHVDAKRALVEEGFVALQTGAFNVRSGGKTYFNTTPVGRAVTGTLLVRAMKEDGVDIWGDGSTYKGNDIERFYRYGLMANPSLRIYKPWLDSQFVEELGGRHEMSEWLVAHGYPYRDSAEKAYSTDANIWGASHEAKHLEFLDNGLDIVTPIMGVAAWREDVEVVTEEVSVRFEAGRPVAINGVEYDDPVALVYEANAIGGRHGLGISDQIENRIIEAKSRGIYEAPGMALLHITYERLVNAIHNENTLASYHNDGRKLGRLMYEGRWLDPESLMLREALQRWVGSAVTGEVTLRLRRGDDYTILNTEGPNLSYHPEKLSMERTVGAAFGPEDRIGQLTMRNLDIADSRQRLEQYAAMGLVGGATAELVGKLEAGGADEIATAVGGIDENGDELGLAAAFDSGTD; this is translated from the coding sequence ATGTCCAAAGTTCTTTCTTCCCTTCCTGTAGGCGAGCGCGTTGGTATCGCGTTCTCCGGTGGTCTCGACACCTCATGCGCCGTTGCATGGATGCGCGAAAACGGTGCGATTCCCTGCACCTATACCGCAGACATTGGCCAGTACGACGAGCCAGACCTCGACGGTGTCGCGGCCCGCGCGAAGGAGTACGGCGCAGAGATCGCGCGTCACGTCGACGCGAAGCGCGCTCTCGTCGAGGAAGGCTTCGTGGCGCTGCAGACTGGCGCGTTCAACGTTCGCTCGGGCGGCAAGACCTACTTCAACACGACCCCCGTCGGCCGCGCAGTGACGGGCACACTGCTCGTCCGCGCGATGAAGGAAGACGGCGTCGACATCTGGGGCGACGGCTCGACCTACAAGGGCAACGACATCGAGCGTTTCTACCGCTACGGTCTCATGGCGAACCCGTCGCTGCGCATCTACAAGCCGTGGCTCGACAGCCAGTTCGTTGAAGAGCTCGGCGGCCGCCACGAGATGAGCGAGTGGCTCGTCGCGCACGGCTACCCGTACCGCGACTCGGCCGAGAAGGCGTACTCGACCGACGCCAACATCTGGGGCGCAAGCCACGAGGCGAAGCATCTCGAGTTCCTCGACAACGGGCTCGACATCGTGACCCCCATCATGGGCGTCGCTGCATGGCGCGAAGACGTTGAGGTCGTCACCGAGGAGGTCTCGGTTCGGTTCGAGGCAGGTCGCCCCGTCGCGATCAACGGCGTCGAGTACGACGATCCCGTAGCGCTCGTGTATGAAGCAAACGCGATCGGTGGCCGCCACGGCCTCGGTATCTCCGACCAGATCGAGAACCGCATCATCGAGGCGAAGTCGCGCGGCATCTACGAGGCACCGGGCATGGCCCTGCTGCACATCACGTACGAACGCCTCGTCAACGCGATCCACAACGAGAACACCCTCGCTTCGTACCACAACGACGGCCGCAAGCTCGGTCGCCTCATGTACGAGGGCCGCTGGCTCGACCCCGAGTCACTCATGCTCCGCGAGGCGCTGCAGCGCTGGGTTGGCTCGGCAGTCACGGGCGAGGTCACGCTGCGCCTTCGCCGTGGCGACGACTACACGATTCTCAACACCGAGGGCCCGAACCTCAGCTACCACCCCGAGAAGCTCTCGATGGAGCGCACCGTGGGTGCAGCCTTCGGCCCTGAGGACCGCATCGGTCAGCTCACCATGCGTAACCTCGACATTGCTGACTCGCGTCAGCGCCTCGAGCAGTACGCGGCGATGGGCCTCGTCGGGGGCGCGACTGCTGAGCTCGTCGGCAAGCTTGAGGCTGGCGGTGCAGACGAGATCGCGACCGCTGTCGGCGGCATCGACGAGAACGGTGACGAGCTCGGCCTCGCGGCTGCGTTCGACTCCGGCACCGACTAA
- the bcp gene encoding thioredoxin-dependent thiol peroxidase, translating to MTERVILEPGMPAPDFTLLDQDGTERSLSEFRGSKLVIFFYPQAMTPACTTEACEFQESTAPLAAAGYSVIGVSRDAVDKLKRFAERDGLEYPLLSDPDTAVHRAYGTFGEKNSYGRIVEGVIRSTFVIDEEGKVERALYNIKATGHVARVLKMVGV from the coding sequence ATGACTGAACGTGTGATCCTTGAGCCAGGTATGCCCGCCCCCGACTTCACGCTGCTCGACCAAGATGGCACCGAACGAAGCCTCAGCGAGTTCCGTGGCTCGAAGCTCGTCATCTTCTTTTACCCCCAGGCGATGACGCCCGCGTGCACGACTGAAGCCTGCGAGTTTCAGGAGTCCACGGCCCCGCTCGCAGCGGCAGGCTACAGCGTTATCGGCGTTTCGCGCGACGCGGTCGACAAGCTGAAGCGCTTCGCCGAGCGCGATGGCCTCGAGTACCCGCTGCTCAGCGACCCCGATACCGCGGTGCACCGCGCGTACGGCACGTTCGGCGAGAAGAACAGCTACGGGCGAATCGTCGAGGGCGTGATCCGTTCGACCTTCGTCATTGACGAAGAGGGCAAGGTTGAGCGCGCGCTCTACAACATCAAGGCAACCGGTCACGTCGCTCGCGTGCTGAAGATGGTGGGCGTCTAG